A window of the Rhizobium brockwellii genome harbors these coding sequences:
- a CDS encoding response regulator transcription factor, with amino-acid sequence MAEPALPRDIVLLVDDSAEALGFMTDALEQSGFSVLIATSGTAALGIVERITPDLILLDALMPGMDGFETCRRLKANAAVAQVPVVFMTGLTETEHVVHALESGGVDYLSKPINIDELRARIRVHLRNARSAQSARIALDAAGRHLLAVKGDGAIHWSTPQATRLVNAAMGSDDGMEIVVRHIAGWMHDRVAAVRDGIISIAHAGQAALQLAFLGAIGPDEYLFRLTAASQRSDDEVLRQRFSLTQRESEVLLWIAKGKANRDIGEILGLSARTVNKHLEQIYVKLGVENRASAAVKATHVLYEM; translated from the coding sequence TTGGCTGAGCCGGCCCTCCCCCGCGACATCGTTCTGCTCGTCGACGACTCGGCCGAAGCACTCGGCTTTATGACCGACGCGCTCGAACAATCCGGCTTCTCCGTGCTGATCGCCACATCGGGCACGGCGGCACTTGGTATCGTCGAGCGCATCACGCCCGATCTCATCCTGCTCGACGCGTTGATGCCGGGTATGGATGGCTTCGAGACCTGCCGCCGACTGAAGGCGAATGCCGCGGTAGCTCAGGTGCCTGTCGTCTTCATGACCGGCCTGACCGAGACCGAGCATGTCGTGCACGCGCTGGAATCCGGCGGCGTCGATTATCTCAGCAAGCCGATCAACATCGATGAACTGCGCGCCCGCATCCGCGTCCATCTGCGCAACGCTCGCTCGGCCCAAAGCGCCCGCATCGCCCTGGACGCAGCCGGCCGCCATCTGCTGGCAGTCAAGGGCGATGGCGCCATCCACTGGTCAACGCCGCAAGCGACACGGCTGGTCAATGCCGCCATGGGAAGCGACGACGGCATGGAAATCGTCGTCCGCCATATCGCCGGCTGGATGCACGACCGCGTCGCCGCGGTGCGCGACGGCATCATCTCGATCGCCCATGCCGGCCAGGCGGCGCTGCAGCTCGCTTTCCTCGGCGCAATCGGCCCTGACGAATATCTCTTCCGCCTCACCGCCGCCAGTCAGCGCAGCGACGACGAGGTCCTGCGCCAGCGCTTTTCGCTCACCCAGCGCGAATCCGAAGTGCTGCTCTGGATCGCCAAGGGCAAGGCCAACCGCGACATCGGTGAAATATTGGGACTGTCGGCGCGGACGGTGAACAAACACCTCGAACAGATTTACGTGAAGCTCGGCGTCGAGAACCGGGCCTCGGCCGCCGTGAAAGCCACGCATGTGCTGTACGAGATGTGA
- a CDS encoding 2-hydroxyacid dehydrogenase — MSKPRILVTRRWPATVETVLAERFDVTFNPGDIPLGENELRLALSTYDAVLPTVSDRLPAAVFDGAPVVTKILGNFGVGYNHIDISAAKERGVAVTNTPGVLTDCTADIAMLLLLSVARRGGEGERQLRAGEWKGWCPTHMVGTKVTGKTVGIIGFGRIGKAFAQRCHFGFGMDVVFFNRSPIDPAEATRYGARQLPTIEAVLAVADFVSLHCPGGAENRHLMNAARLAAMKPGAFLINTARGDVVDQAALIAALKAGTIRGAGLDVYEAEPDVPETLRRMENVMVLPHLGSATEETRTAMGMKVVDNVTAFFEGRDVPDRVV, encoded by the coding sequence ATGTCTAAACCCCGCATTCTCGTCACCCGGCGCTGGCCAGCCACGGTGGAAACCGTCCTTGCCGAACGTTTCGACGTGACGTTCAATCCTGGCGATATTCCGCTCGGTGAAAACGAGCTAAGGCTGGCGCTCTCTACCTATGATGCCGTATTGCCGACGGTTTCCGATCGGTTGCCGGCCGCCGTCTTCGACGGCGCGCCGGTTGTCACCAAGATCCTTGGCAATTTCGGCGTCGGCTACAATCACATCGATATATCCGCTGCCAAGGAGAGAGGCGTTGCGGTCACGAACACGCCGGGCGTGCTGACCGACTGCACGGCCGATATCGCCATGTTGCTGCTGCTCTCCGTTGCCCGGCGCGGCGGTGAGGGCGAGCGACAGCTACGCGCTGGTGAATGGAAGGGCTGGTGCCCGACGCATATGGTCGGCACCAAGGTGACGGGGAAGACGGTCGGCATTATCGGTTTCGGCCGAATCGGCAAGGCCTTCGCTCAACGCTGCCATTTCGGCTTCGGCATGGATGTGGTGTTCTTCAACCGTTCACCGATTGATCCGGCTGAGGCGACGCGTTACGGCGCGCGGCAGCTGCCGACTATCGAGGCCGTGCTGGCGGTGGCCGATTTCGTCTCGCTGCATTGTCCAGGTGGAGCAGAGAACCGGCACCTGATGAATGCGGCGCGGCTTGCGGCGATGAAGCCGGGCGCCTTTCTCATCAATACGGCGCGTGGCGACGTGGTGGATCAGGCGGCGCTGATTGCAGCGCTCAAGGCGGGCACGATCCGCGGCGCCGGGCTTGACGTCTACGAGGCGGAACCTGATGTGCCGGAGACGCTGCGGCGGATGGAGAACGTCATGGTGCTGCCGCATCTTGGCAGCGCCACGGAAGAGACGCGGACCGCCATGGGCATGAAGGTGGTCGACAACGTGACGGCGTTTTTCGAGGGCAGGGATGTGCCGGATCGGGTGGTTTAG
- a CDS encoding branched-chain amino acid ABC transporter substrate-binding protein yields MKKSLLSAVALTAMVAFSGNAWADVLIAVAGPLTGPNAAFGAQLQKGAEQAAADINAAGGINGEQIKIELGDDVSDPKQGISVANKFAADGVKFVIGHFNSGVSIPASEVYAENGILEITPAATNPTFTERGLWNTFRTCGRDDQQGAIAGKYLADHFKDAKIAVVHDKTPYGQGLADETKKAMNAAGVTEVIYEGINVGDKDFSALIAKMKEAGVSIIYWGGLHTEAGLIIRQAADQGLKATLVSGDGIVSNELASIAGDAVAGTLNTFGPDPTANPANKELVEKFKAAGFNPEAYTLYSYAAMQTIAGAAKAAGSLDPEAVAKAMKEKGPFPTVLGDISFDEKGDPKIPGYIMYEWKKGPDGKYSYFPQ; encoded by the coding sequence ATGAAGAAGTCTCTTCTGTCGGCAGTGGCTCTGACGGCGATGGTCGCCTTCAGCGGCAACGCTTGGGCCGACGTCCTCATCGCTGTCGCTGGTCCGCTGACTGGCCCGAACGCCGCGTTCGGCGCTCAGCTCCAGAAGGGTGCTGAACAGGCAGCCGCCGACATCAACGCGGCTGGCGGCATCAACGGCGAGCAGATCAAGATCGAACTCGGCGACGACGTCTCCGACCCGAAGCAGGGCATTTCGGTCGCCAACAAGTTCGCTGCTGACGGCGTCAAGTTCGTCATCGGCCACTTCAACTCGGGCGTTTCGATCCCGGCTTCGGAAGTCTATGCCGAAAACGGCATCCTTGAAATCACCCCGGCCGCGACGAACCCGACCTTCACGGAACGGGGCCTCTGGAACACGTTCCGCACCTGCGGCCGTGACGACCAGCAGGGTGCCATCGCCGGCAAGTATCTTGCCGATCACTTCAAGGACGCCAAGATCGCTGTCGTTCACGACAAGACCCCCTACGGTCAGGGCCTTGCCGACGAAACCAAGAAGGCTATGAACGCCGCCGGCGTCACGGAAGTCATTTACGAAGGCATCAATGTCGGCGACAAGGACTTCTCGGCCCTCATCGCCAAGATGAAGGAAGCCGGCGTCTCGATCATCTATTGGGGTGGTCTGCACACCGAAGCCGGTCTCATCATCCGCCAGGCGGCTGACCAGGGCCTGAAGGCGACGCTGGTTTCGGGCGACGGTATCGTTTCGAACGAACTGGCCTCGATCGCTGGCGACGCAGTCGCCGGTACGCTGAACACCTTCGGCCCCGATCCGACGGCGAACCCTGCGAACAAGGAACTCGTCGAAAAGTTCAAGGCCGCTGGTTTCAATCCGGAAGCCTACACGCTCTATTCCTACGCTGCCATGCAGACGATCGCCGGGGCTGCCAAGGCTGCCGGTTCGCTGGATCCTGAGGCCGTTGCCAAGGCCATGAAGGAAAAGGGCCCGTTCCCGACCGTTCTCGGCGACATTTCGTTCGACGAAAAGGGCGACCCGAAGATTCCTGGCTACATCATGTACGAATGGAAGAAGGGTCCGGACGGCAAGTACAGCTACTTCCCGCAGTAA
- a CDS encoding DUF6867 family protein — MQGLFFEADAGPLVAIRVIVLLLGFWTAWRAGKAVAEGWADYPLVIVYTFLLAWAMQFLHHALFNGPMLNAFYYILDFVTLLVFSTAGFRYRRTNQMVNNYYWLYEKTSAFSWKDKH, encoded by the coding sequence ATGCAGGGACTTTTCTTCGAAGCGGATGCCGGCCCCCTTGTGGCGATCCGTGTCATCGTCTTGCTCTTGGGCTTCTGGACGGCCTGGCGCGCCGGCAAAGCGGTTGCCGAAGGCTGGGCCGACTATCCGTTGGTCATCGTCTATACATTCCTGCTCGCCTGGGCGATGCAGTTCCTGCATCATGCCCTGTTCAATGGTCCGATGCTCAACGCCTTCTACTATATCCTCGACTTCGTGACGCTGCTGGTGTTCTCGACGGCCGGCTTCCGCTACCGCCGCACCAATCAGATGGTTAACAACTATTACTGGCTGTACGAAAAGACTTCCGCGTTTTCGTGGAAGGACAAACATTGA
- a CDS encoding ABC transporter ATP-binding protein translates to MGDEVMTGQPLLQVNSVETYYGNIRALAGVDVHVNKGEIVSLIGANGAGKSTLMMTICGSPQARSGSVVFEGRDITHMPTHEIARLRIAQSPEGRRIFPRMTVLENLQMGAGLDNLKHFAEDVEKIFTLFPRLKERHAQRGGTLSGGEQQMLSIGRALMARPKLLLLDEPSLGLAPLIVKGIFEAIKKLNEAEGLTVFLVEQNAFAALRLSHRAYVMVNGKVTMSGSGKELLANPEVRAAYLEGGRH, encoded by the coding sequence ATGGGCGATGAAGTCATGACGGGTCAACCGCTCCTTCAGGTGAATAGCGTCGAAACCTATTACGGCAATATCCGGGCGCTGGCCGGCGTCGATGTCCACGTCAACAAGGGTGAGATCGTCAGCCTGATCGGCGCCAACGGCGCCGGCAAGTCGACACTGATGATGACGATCTGCGGCAGCCCGCAGGCCCGCAGCGGTTCGGTGGTCTTCGAGGGCCGCGACATCACCCACATGCCGACGCATGAAATCGCTCGTCTGCGCATTGCACAGTCACCGGAAGGCCGCCGCATCTTCCCGCGCATGACCGTTCTGGAAAACCTTCAGATGGGCGCTGGCCTCGACAATCTGAAACACTTCGCGGAAGACGTCGAGAAGATCTTCACGCTCTTCCCGCGTCTCAAGGAACGTCACGCTCAGCGCGGCGGAACACTTTCGGGCGGTGAGCAGCAGATGCTGTCGATCGGCCGCGCGCTGATGGCGCGCCCGAAGCTGCTGCTTCTCGACGAACCCTCGCTCGGTCTTGCGCCGCTGATCGTCAAGGGCATCTTCGAGGCGATTAAGAAGCTCAACGAGGCGGAGGGGCTGACCGTTTTCCTCGTCGAGCAGAACGCATTCGCCGCCCTCAGGCTTTCTCACCGCGCCTACGTGATGGTGAACGGCAAGGTGACGATGAGCGGCTCCGGCAAGGAGCTTCTTGCCAATCCCGAGGTCCGCGCCGCCTATCTCGAAGGCGGAAGACACTAG
- a CDS encoding ABC transporter ATP-binding protein, with translation MSPVTNTMSDDTLLKVEHLSMKFGGLMAINDFSFEAKRGDITALIGPNGAGKTTVFNCITGFYKPTMGMITFNQKNGKQYLLERLPDFRITREAKVARTFQNIRLFSGLTVLENLLVAQHNKLMKASGYTILGLIGVGPYRREAAAAIELARFWLEKADLIDRADDPAGDLPYGAQRRLEIARAMCTGPELLCLDEPAAGLNPRESATLNALLKSIRAETGTSILLIEHDMSVVMEISDHVVVLEYGQKISDGTPDHVKNDPRVIAAYLGVEDEEVEEVIAAVEQLEGGAN, from the coding sequence ATGAGCCCCGTAACGAATACGATGTCTGACGACACTCTTCTCAAGGTCGAACACCTGTCGATGAAGTTCGGCGGCCTGATGGCCATCAACGACTTTTCCTTCGAAGCCAAGCGTGGCGATATCACCGCGCTGATCGGGCCGAACGGCGCCGGCAAGACCACCGTCTTCAACTGCATCACCGGCTTCTACAAGCCGACGATGGGCATGATCACGTTCAACCAGAAGAACGGCAAGCAATATCTGCTGGAGCGCCTGCCGGACTTTCGTATCACCAGGGAAGCCAAGGTCGCACGCACCTTCCAGAACATCAGGCTGTTCTCCGGCCTGACCGTTCTCGAAAACCTGTTGGTTGCCCAGCACAACAAGCTGATGAAGGCATCGGGTTATACGATCCTCGGCCTTATCGGTGTCGGCCCCTATAGGCGGGAAGCGGCTGCTGCAATCGAGCTCGCCCGTTTCTGGCTCGAGAAGGCGGACCTGATCGACCGCGCAGACGACCCCGCCGGCGATTTGCCTTACGGAGCCCAGCGGCGTCTCGAAATCGCCCGCGCCATGTGCACCGGCCCGGAGCTGCTTTGCCTGGATGAACCGGCTGCCGGCCTCAACCCACGGGAATCGGCAACGCTCAACGCGCTGCTGAAAAGCATTCGCGCCGAAACCGGAACGTCGATCCTGCTGATCGAGCACGATATGTCTGTGGTCATGGAAATCTCCGACCACGTCGTCGTCCTGGAATACGGTCAGAAGATTTCCGATGGCACACCGGATCACGTGAAGAACGATCCGCGGGTCATCGCGGCCTATCTCGGTGTCGAGGATGAAGAAGTGGAAGAGGTGATCGCAGCCGTCGAGCAGCTCGAAGGAGGCGCAAACTGA
- the livM gene encoding high-affinity branched-chain amino acid ABC transporter permease LivM: MANIENSAGKPDAGLVRKGLTEALFAAVLSFGMFVLYVGLKTDQNISNELIIVQRWGLLAIFVAVAAIGRFATVVFLRPHLDSRKLAKARQGELDISTEKSFFHRHFLKIALIALLLYPMVVVAIKGPQGSLTYVDNFGIQILIYVMLAWGLNIVVGLAGLLDLGYVAFYAVGAYSYALLSSYFGLSFWVLLPLSGIFAALWGVILGFPVLRLRGDYLAIVTLAFGEIIRLVLINWTDVTKGTFGISSIPKATLFGIPFDATAGGFAKLFHLPISSAYYKIFLFYLILMLCMLTAYVTIRLRRMPIGRAWEALREDEIACRSLGINTVTTKLTAFATGAMFAGFAGSFFAARQGFVSPESFVFLESAVILAIVVLGGMGSLTGIAIAAIVMVGGTELLRSMDFLKLIFGPDFTPELYRMLIFGLAMVVVMLFKPRGFVGSREPTAFLRERKAISGSFIKEGHG; the protein is encoded by the coding sequence ATGGCAAACATTGAAAATTCTGCAGGCAAGCCCGATGCCGGACTTGTCCGCAAAGGCCTTACCGAAGCTCTTTTCGCCGCTGTCCTGTCGTTCGGCATGTTCGTTCTCTATGTCGGCCTCAAGACCGACCAGAACATCAGCAACGAGCTGATCATTGTCCAGCGCTGGGGCCTGCTTGCGATCTTCGTCGCGGTCGCCGCCATCGGCCGCTTCGCCACAGTGGTTTTCCTGCGGCCGCATCTCGACAGCCGCAAGCTGGCAAAGGCGAGACAGGGCGAACTCGACATCTCAACCGAGAAGAGCTTCTTCCACCGGCATTTCCTGAAGATCGCGCTGATCGCGCTTCTGCTTTATCCCATGGTGGTGGTGGCGATCAAAGGCCCTCAGGGCTCGCTGACATATGTCGACAATTTCGGCATCCAGATCCTGATCTACGTGATGCTGGCCTGGGGGCTGAACATCGTCGTCGGCCTCGCCGGCCTGCTCGACCTTGGCTATGTCGCCTTCTATGCCGTCGGCGCTTATTCCTACGCGCTGCTTTCGAGCTATTTCGGCCTGTCCTTCTGGGTGCTGCTGCCGCTTTCGGGCATCTTCGCGGCACTCTGGGGCGTCATTCTCGGCTTCCCGGTGCTGCGCCTGCGCGGCGATTACCTCGCCATCGTGACGCTTGCCTTCGGTGAAATCATTCGTCTCGTCCTCATCAACTGGACTGACGTGACGAAGGGTACCTTCGGTATCTCGAGCATCCCGAAGGCAACACTCTTCGGCATTCCCTTCGATGCGACGGCCGGCGGCTTTGCCAAGCTCTTTCACCTGCCGATCTCCTCGGCCTACTACAAGATTTTCCTTTTCTATCTCATTCTGATGCTCTGCATGCTGACGGCCTATGTCACCATCCGGCTGCGCCGCATGCCGATCGGACGCGCCTGGGAAGCCTTGCGCGAAGACGAGATCGCCTGCCGTTCGCTCGGCATCAACACGGTGACGACCAAGCTGACCGCCTTTGCGACGGGCGCGATGTTTGCCGGTTTCGCCGGCTCGTTCTTCGCCGCCCGCCAGGGCTTCGTCTCGCCGGAATCCTTCGTCTTCCTGGAATCGGCCGTCATTCTTGCTATCGTCGTTCTCGGCGGCATGGGTTCGTTGACCGGCATCGCGATTGCCGCGATCGTCATGGTCGGCGGCACCGAGTTGTTGCGCAGCATGGACTTCCTAAAACTCATCTTCGGACCCGATTTTACGCCCGAACTCTACCGCATGTTGATCTTCGGCCTCGCCATGGTCGTCGTCATGCTGTTCAAGCCGCGCGGCTTCGTCGGCTCGCGTGAGCCGACAGCCTTCCTCAGAGAGCGCAAGGCGATATCCGGAAGCTTCATCAAGGAGGGCCATGGTTGA
- a CDS encoding branched-chain amino acid ABC transporter permease, whose product MEYFVQQLLNGLTLGSIYGLVAIGYTMVYGIIGMINFAHGDIFMLGGFAALIVFLVLTSIFAGLPVAVLLLAMLVVAMLMTSLWNWTIERVAYRPLRGSFRLAPLITAIGMSITLSNFIQVTQGPRNKPIPPMVSTVYQFGNISVSLKQIIIIVITAVLLTIFWYIVNRTALGRAQRATEQDRKMAALLGVNVDQTISITFVMGAALAAVAGTMYLMYYGVASFNDGFTPGVKAFTAAVLGGIGSLPGAVFGGLLIGLIESLWSAYFTIAYKDVATFAILAFVLIFKPTGILGRPEVEKV is encoded by the coding sequence ATGGAGTATTTCGTCCAGCAGCTCTTAAACGGGCTGACGCTCGGATCCATCTATGGCCTCGTGGCTATTGGCTATACGATGGTTTACGGCATTATCGGTATGATCAATTTCGCCCATGGCGACATCTTCATGCTTGGTGGTTTCGCCGCTCTTATCGTCTTCCTCGTCCTCACATCCATCTTCGCAGGTCTCCCGGTGGCCGTGCTGCTGCTGGCGATGCTTGTCGTTGCGATGTTGATGACGAGTTTGTGGAACTGGACGATTGAGCGCGTCGCATACCGTCCCCTGCGCGGTTCCTTCCGCCTGGCGCCGCTGATTACCGCGATCGGCATGTCGATCACGCTGTCCAACTTCATCCAGGTGACGCAGGGCCCGCGCAACAAGCCGATTCCACCGATGGTGAGCACGGTCTACCAGTTCGGCAACATCTCGGTGTCGCTGAAACAGATTATCATCATCGTGATCACGGCAGTGCTGCTGACGATCTTCTGGTACATCGTCAACCGCACCGCACTCGGCCGTGCCCAGCGCGCTACAGAGCAGGATCGCAAGATGGCGGCGCTGCTCGGCGTCAACGTCGACCAGACGATCTCGATCACTTTCGTTATGGGTGCGGCTCTCGCAGCCGTCGCCGGCACGATGTACCTGATGTATTATGGCGTCGCCTCGTTTAACGACGGCTTCACGCCTGGTGTGAAGGCCTTCACGGCAGCCGTTCTCGGCGGTATCGGTTCGTTACCCGGCGCCGTCTTCGGCGGCCTGCTTATCGGCCTTATCGAGTCGCTGTGGTCGGCATACTTCACCATCGCCTACAAAGACGTCGCGACCTTTGCGATCCTGGCTTTCGTGTTGATCTTCAAGCCGACCGGCATCCTCGGGCGGCCGGAAGTCGAGAAGGTATAA
- the cysQ gene encoding 3'(2'),5'-bisphosphate nucleotidase CysQ → MLRTFEKAALEAGRAIITVLREGFPVAMKADASPVTVADEEAERIILAHLARDYPEIPVVAEESVAAGKVPDIGGRGFFLVDPLDGTREFVDGRQEFTVNIAYIENGAPVAGIVYAPALGLAFSGERGHAERLVVMDDFTVGARSAITVREQPDDRLALASLRHNSPETGSFLADQAIFKCTNIGSSLKFCLLAEGKADVYPRFTRTMEWDTAAGDAVLRAAGGSTVTLDGTPLTYGKTGTAADFDFANPNFISWGGRKRVLEPA, encoded by the coding sequence ATGCTGAGGACATTTGAAAAGGCGGCGCTCGAAGCCGGCAGGGCCATCATCACGGTCCTGCGCGAAGGCTTCCCCGTCGCCATGAAGGCGGATGCAAGTCCGGTCACGGTCGCCGACGAGGAGGCCGAGCGCATCATCCTCGCTCATCTCGCCAGAGATTATCCCGAAATACCCGTCGTGGCGGAAGAATCGGTCGCCGCCGGCAAGGTGCCCGACATCGGCGGCCGAGGCTTCTTCCTGGTCGACCCTCTCGACGGCACCCGTGAATTCGTCGACGGACGACAGGAATTCACCGTCAACATCGCCTATATCGAGAACGGCGCCCCGGTGGCCGGCATCGTTTATGCGCCGGCGCTGGGGCTTGCCTTCTCCGGAGAACGCGGCCACGCCGAAAGGCTCGTCGTCATGGACGATTTCACGGTCGGCGCACGCAGCGCGATCACGGTGCGCGAACAGCCGGACGACAGGCTGGCGCTTGCAAGCCTTCGCCACAACAGTCCGGAGACTGGAAGCTTCCTCGCCGATCAAGCGATCTTCAAATGCACCAATATCGGCTCCTCGCTGAAATTCTGCCTGCTGGCCGAAGGCAAGGCCGACGTCTATCCGCGTTTCACCCGCACGATGGAATGGGACACCGCAGCCGGCGATGCGGTGCTACGCGCCGCCGGCGGTTCGACGGTGACGCTGGACGGGACGCCACTAACCTACGGCAAAACGGGAACGGCCGCCGATTTCGACTTCGCCAACCCGAACTTCATCTCCTGGGGCGGCAGGAAACGCGTCCTCGAACCGGCGTGA
- a CDS encoding sugar transferase: MSITELNNSISTESFRPSRRQQPSLKIQTPVIHSDAPQAPLLDLVLKRAFDIVSSLSALLVLAPFLLFVALLIKIDSPGPVLFKQTRWGKNCKAIKVYKFRSMRTDLCDVSGVAQTVMNDPRVTRIGAILRRTNVDELPQLLNVLLGHMSVVGPRCHAIGMRAGGVLYEELVPEYHQRHAMRPGMTGLAQMRGLRGPTDRPAKARARIASDLYYVGNFSILMDMRIIFGTVVSELTRGKGF; this comes from the coding sequence TTGAGCATCACGGAACTAAACAACAGCATTTCGACAGAGTCCTTCCGGCCGAGCCGCCGCCAGCAGCCGAGCCTGAAGATCCAGACCCCTGTTATCCACAGCGATGCGCCGCAGGCGCCGTTGCTGGATCTGGTCCTGAAGCGGGCGTTCGACATTGTTTCGTCGTTGAGCGCCCTCCTCGTCCTCGCCCCTTTCCTTCTGTTCGTCGCCCTGCTGATCAAGATCGACAGCCCGGGGCCGGTGCTCTTCAAGCAGACCCGCTGGGGCAAGAACTGTAAGGCCATCAAGGTCTACAAGTTCCGTTCCATGCGCACCGACCTCTGCGACGTCTCCGGCGTTGCCCAGACGGTAATGAACGATCCGCGCGTCACGCGCATCGGCGCCATCCTGCGCCGTACGAATGTCGATGAGTTGCCGCAGCTGCTGAACGTGCTGCTGGGCCACATGTCGGTCGTCGGTCCGCGCTGCCATGCGATCGGCATGCGCGCCGGCGGCGTGCTCTACGAAGAACTCGTACCGGAATACCATCAGCGCCATGCGATGCGCCCCGGCATGACGGGCCTTGCCCAGATGCGCGGCCTGCGCGGCCCGACCGATCGTCCGGCCAAGGCGCGCGCCCGCATCGCCAGCGATCTCTACTACGTCGGGAATTTTTCGATCTTGATGGACATGCGCATCATTTTCGGAACCGTCGTGTCGGAGCTGACCCGCGGAAAAGGCTTCTAA
- a CDS encoding response regulator transcription factor: MPTREQAMALLYGCMELLDKVSRGGGVEDGRLEMLTRREIECLRWSAAGKNSDEIAIILDLSSHTVAGYLKSAMRKLDWVNRMQAVARAFRYRLL; the protein is encoded by the coding sequence ATGCCCACGCGAGAGCAGGCGATGGCGCTGCTTTACGGCTGCATGGAGCTTCTGGACAAGGTTTCGCGTGGCGGCGGCGTGGAGGATGGTCGGTTGGAGATGCTCACCCGTCGCGAAATCGAATGCCTGCGCTGGTCGGCGGCCGGCAAGAACAGCGACGAGATCGCGATCATTCTCGATCTCTCGTCGCATACGGTGGCAGGTTATCTGAAGAGCGCGATGCGCAAGCTCGATTGGGTCAACCGCATGCAGGCGGTCGCCAGAGCATTCCGGTACCGGCTGCTCTAA
- a CDS encoding autoinducer binding domain-containing protein, with protein sequence MAKLVGFDFYLLSVFPRGDRTAFIENRLISNWPQSLVGFYEAADLFYCSRLVTAMKRTIMPVFCEEGSFAGSAANRENRKLDSLFQMHGLKNTFAFA encoded by the coding sequence ATGGCGAAGCTTGTGGGCTTCGATTTCTATCTGCTCTCGGTTTTCCCGCGCGGCGACCGTACGGCTTTCATCGAAAACCGACTGATCAGTAACTGGCCGCAAAGCCTTGTCGGCTTTTACGAGGCCGCCGATCTCTTCTATTGCAGCAGACTGGTGACTGCGATGAAGCGGACGATCATGCCGGTCTTCTGCGAGGAGGGGTCGTTTGCGGGCAGCGCCGCCAACCGGGAAAACCGCAAACTCGACAGTCTCTTTCAGATGCACGGGCTGAAGAATACCTTCGCCTTCGCGTAG
- the sciP gene encoding CtrA inhibitor SciP, which yields MTEMIRPRVKYVIGPDGSPLTIADLPPPNTRRWVIRRKAEVVAAVRGGLLSLEEACERYTLTVEEFLSWQSSINSHGLAGLRTTRIQQYRH from the coding sequence ATGACCGAAATGATACGTCCCCGAGTAAAATATGTCATCGGCCCCGATGGCAGCCCCCTGACGATCGCGGATCTTCCGCCGCCCAATACGCGGCGCTGGGTGATTCGCCGGAAGGCAGAGGTTGTCGCGGCTGTTCGCGGTGGCTTGTTGAGCTTGGAAGAGGCCTGCGAGCGTTACACGCTCACGGTCGAAGAATTCCTCTCCTGGCAGTCGTCGATCAACAGCCACGGTCTTGCCGGCCTGCGCACCACGCGCATCCAGCAATATCGTCACTGA
- a CDS encoding paraquat-inducible protein A, with product MPSRGGNTGRRQSVHAKCRIDERFNAMSALSMARPVLLVAAPFFLALGLVLPLVRFETLYFFDKTPSLIEIIVSLWQGGDGLLAAIVALVSILLPFVKMVGITVEATGITAEATAAGGGAGSLFYRRVVPHLSKWSMMDVLLVAIVIAAAKTTGLADAFTQPGLWCYAASSMISGLLHSLMGDASGPK from the coding sequence GTGCCAAGCCGTGGAGGCAATACAGGCAGGAGACAGAGTGTTCATGCAAAATGTCGGATCGATGAGAGGTTCAATGCAATGAGTGCGCTTTCGATGGCTCGCCCCGTGCTTCTCGTGGCCGCGCCGTTCTTCCTGGCGCTCGGCCTCGTCTTGCCGCTGGTCCGTTTCGAGACGCTGTATTTCTTCGACAAGACGCCGTCGCTGATCGAAATCATCGTCTCGCTATGGCAAGGCGGGGACGGGCTGCTGGCGGCAATCGTCGCCCTGGTTTCGATCCTGCTCCCGTTTGTGAAGATGGTCGGCATCACCGTGGAGGCGACAGGGATCACCGCAGAAGCGACGGCCGCCGGCGGTGGGGCCGGCAGCCTGTTCTATCGTCGCGTCGTACCGCATCTGTCCAAGTGGTCGATGATGGATGTGCTGCTGGTCGCGATCGTCATTGCGGCGGCGAAGACGACGGGGCTGGCGGATGCCTTCACGCAGCCGGGCCTTTGGTGCTACGCAGCCTCGTCAATGATTTCGGGCCTTCTTCATTCCCTCATGGGAGATGCGTCCGGCCCGAAATAA